The following coding sequences are from one Papilio machaon chromosome 8, ilPapMach1.1, whole genome shotgun sequence window:
- the LOC106720296 gene encoding centrosomal protein 20 — MSENKTITDKDVLDAIKNVLRKSGDLSKIQAEMRAKVTEILQDRQFTNNPGCRNLCPPPPTAEVLLINDLIKEYLEWNGYLYTSTVLTSEAALPKEKRTRAELCAEVGVKDDDKSSALPLLTNIVAAYTERIKRKISKIKKDSS, encoded by the exons atgagtgAAAATAAGACTATTACTGATAAAGATGTATTGGAcgctataaaaaatgttttacgaaAAAGTGGCGATTTGAGTAAAATACAAGCTGAG atgCGAGCCAAAGTTACCGAAATACTTCAAGACAGGCAATTCACTAACAATCCAGGTTGTCGTAACTTGTGTCCGCCTCCACCTACAGCCGAAGTACTACTCATCAACGATTTGATAAAAGAGTATTTAGAATGGAACGGTTACCTCTATACATCCACTGTACTTACTTCAGAGGCTGCACTGCCTAAGGAAAAGCGAACCAGAGCCGAGTTATGTGCTGAAGTGGGTGTCAAAGATGACGATAAATCGTCAGCTTTACCTCTCCTAACGAATATCGTAGCGGCTTACACGGAGCGAATAAAACGAAAGATAAGcaagattaaaaaagattcATCATAA